The following are encoded together in the Cicer arietinum cultivar CDC Frontier isolate Library 1 chromosome 2, Cicar.CDCFrontier_v2.0, whole genome shotgun sequence genome:
- the LOC101506689 gene encoding uncharacterized protein has translation MDPQHQELTSRPPKQPPTASPPPQQEESSSDSLLRSWFQEKFPGQELPSYLQPHIETVPPRRQWHEIVPKSKPLPWHKSPERLMLQKLFPHLDSLGMEQRPRNIIPKPRPRPRPRLGVQHEILSLILEPDSPPRPRLQHTIVFEQDSLRPQPRPKQEIVLAPVSHPRPRPQHAVILEEDSLSRQPRPDQELVLAPDKTPMWPPGRRIYLDIPPPPLPSESPSSLPMQIEQAQLPSNPPSKCSPQCWIFTFMFVLIFTGVVLFALVYVFRHHYLHIKS, from the exons ATGGACCCGCAGCACCAAGAACTGACCTCTCGTCCACCAAAACAACCACCAACAGCCTCTCCTCCGCCGCAGCAAGAAGAATCATCGTCAGATTCTCTACTACGCTCATGGTTTCAAGAAAAATTTCCTGGTCAGGAACTTCCATCATATCTTCAACCACATATAGAAACAGTTCCACCGCGGCGTCAGTGGCACGAAATAGTTCCGAAATCGAAACCTCTACCGTGGCATAAGTCGCCAGAACGGTTAATGTTGCAAAAGTTATTTCCTCATCTTGATTCTCTAGGAATGGAGCAGCGGCCTAGGAACATAATTCCTAAACCTCGCCCTCGCCCTCGCCCTCGCCTTGGAGTTCAGCACGAAATACTATCATTAATTCTTGAACCAGACTCCCCACCACGGCCACGGCTGCAGCATACAATAGTTTTTGAACAAGACTCACTACGCCCACAGCCGCGGCCGAAGCAGGAAATTGTTCTTGCACCGGTCTCACATCCACGGCCGCGGCCACAACATGCAGTAATTCTTGAAGAAGACTCACTATCCCGGCAGCCACGGCCGGACCAAGAATTAGTTCTTGCACCGGACAAGACACCAATGTGGCCGCCGGGACGAAGAATATATCTGGATAttcctcctcctcctcttccTAGTGAATCTCCTTCATCATTGCCGATGCAAATTGAGCAGGCCCAACTACCTTCTAACCCGCCATCCAAATGCAGTCCTCAGTGTTGGATCTTTACTTTCATGTTTGTTCTAATTTTCACCGGTGTCGTGCTTTTTGCGCTA GTGTACGTTTTCCGTCATCATTATTTACACATAAAGTCTTGA
- the LOC140919245 gene encoding uncharacterized protein isoform X2, producing MDPPEEQPPAPTLPPPQLSTFHSPPPLPHSPPPQQPSSSKASSSMQRVSAPPNRPPEPPRRRAPYNLPFNRLQPPPVPPPLPPLQLQQPPQPPPSPEPSAQGDDEEVLHTNDCCCSTTCILISIACFGFFIAFLVS from the exons ATGGACCCACCGGAAGAACAACCTCCAGCACCAACCCTTCCTCCGCCGCAACTATCAACATTCCACTCTCCACCACCACTGCCACACTCTCCTCCGCCGCAACAACCATCATCATCAAAAGCATCTTCATCAATGCAAAGAGTTTCGGCACCGCCCAACCGTCCACCAGAGCCGCCACGACGAAGAGCACCTTATAACCTTCCTTTTAATCGACTTCAACCACCACCCGTTCCTCCTCCTCTTCCGCCTCTTCAGTTGCAGCAACCACCACAACCACCACCATCGCCGGAACCTTCAGCGCAAGGAGATGATGAAGAAGTTTTACATACAAATGATTGTTGTTGTTCCACCACATGTATACTCATATCCATAGCCTGCTTTGGTTTCTTCATTGCATTCCTA GTATCTTGA
- the LOC140919245 gene encoding uncharacterized protein isoform X1 translates to MDPPEEQPPAPTLPPPQLSTFHSPPPLPHSPPPQQPSSSKASSSMQRVSAPPNRPPEPPRRRAPYNLPFNRLQPPPVPPPLPPLQLQQPPQPPPSPEPSAQGDDEEVLHTNDCCCSTTCILISIACFGFFIAFLVYFLIRCLHIKRY, encoded by the exons ATGGACCCACCGGAAGAACAACCTCCAGCACCAACCCTTCCTCCGCCGCAACTATCAACATTCCACTCTCCACCACCACTGCCACACTCTCCTCCGCCGCAACAACCATCATCATCAAAAGCATCTTCATCAATGCAAAGAGTTTCGGCACCGCCCAACCGTCCACCAGAGCCGCCACGACGAAGAGCACCTTATAACCTTCCTTTTAATCGACTTCAACCACCACCCGTTCCTCCTCCTCTTCCGCCTCTTCAGTTGCAGCAACCACCACAACCACCACCATCGCCGGAACCTTCAGCGCAAGGAGATGATGAAGAAGTTTTACATACAAATGATTGTTGTTGTTCCACCACATGTATACTCATATCCATAGCCTGCTTTGGTTTCTTCATTGCATTCCTA GTGTACTTTTTGATTCGTTGTTTACATATAAAGCGTTATTAA